A genomic window from Triticum urartu cultivar G1812 unplaced genomic scaffold, Tu2.1 TuUngrouped_contig_6498, whole genome shotgun sequence includes:
- the LOC125530697 gene encoding uncharacterized protein LOC125530697: MEAVTKLLPDDVLADILRRLPPHSLTASRCVCKAWHAMIDAGHLLRADLLPHTLGEIFIYFRFLPLFWVSELFRPSTRTAVSGDLSYSSNTAVREHCNGLVLLLSHMVVNPATRQCARLPPLPPLPSRAGMEDFYVLGGDKFLVFDPSVSPHYEVVSIPLVPFEERLGRMPRESEWPPSPFDLPVYSSDTKRWEERAFVRQGGAAGTIAGMLEEDRLDLDVKLYGVYLRGALYAQIQIKTTSAAGYLWRTVSIG, from the exons TAACAAAGCTGCTACCCGACGACGTGCTCGCGGACATCCTCCGCCGTCTCCCGCCGCACAGCCTCACGGCGTCACGCTGCGTCTGCAAGGCGTGGCACGCCATGATCGACGCCGGGCACCTGCTGCGGGCAGACCTCCTTCCGCACACGCTCGGCGAGATCTTCATATACTTCCGCTTCCTACCATTGTTTTGG GTCTCGGAGCTCTTCCGTCCGTCGACCAGGACCGCGGTCTCCGGCGACCTCAGTTATAGCTCGAACACCGCCGTCAGGGAGCACTGCAACGGCCTCGTCCTACTACTCTCCCACATGGTGGTCAACCCTGCAACGCGGCAGTGCGCGCGGTTGCCGCCGCTGCCACCGCTGCCCTCGCGCGCCGGGATGGAGGATTTCTACGTCTTGGGAGGAGACAAGTTTCTGGTGTTCGATCCTAGTGTCTCCCCTCACTACGAGGTGGTATCGATCCCTCTCGTTCCATTTGAGGAGAGGCTGGGCCGGATGCCCAGGGAATCGGAGTGGCCGCCGTCGCCGTTCGACCTGCCCGTCTACTCGTCGGACACGAAGCGGTGGGAGGAGAGGGCGTTCGTCCGGCAAGGAGGCGCCGCGGGAACCATCGCCGGCATGCTGGAGGAGGACAGGCTAGACCTGGACGTGAAGCTCTACGGCGTGTACCTGCGCGGAGCGCTCTACGCGCAGATCCAAATTAAAACGACTTCTGCTGCAGGATATCTATGGCGGACCGTAAGTATCGGGTGA